One stretch of Amycolatopsis tolypomycina DNA includes these proteins:
- a CDS encoding SDR family oxidoreductase, whose amino-acid sequence MNSFKDRVAIVTGASRGIGLGIAKTLVERGAKVCLTARKPEALEEAVSSLGGPDVAMFVAGKADDTDHQDETVAKTIETFGRLDYLVNNTGINPAYGPTLDIDPAAAAKILGVNVLAPLGWTKRARDAWMGEHGGAVVNVASVAGLGASPGIGMYGVSKAALIRLTVELGAELGPKIRVNAVAPAVVKTKFATALYEGREEEVAAAYPMKRLGVPSDIAGAVAFLLSDDAGWITGQTVVLDGGVTLGGGL is encoded by the coding sequence GTGAACTCGTTCAAGGATCGCGTCGCGATCGTCACCGGGGCCAGCCGGGGCATCGGCCTCGGGATCGCGAAGACGCTCGTCGAGCGCGGCGCCAAGGTCTGCCTCACCGCGCGCAAGCCGGAGGCCCTCGAAGAGGCCGTCAGCTCCCTCGGCGGCCCCGACGTCGCCATGTTCGTGGCGGGCAAGGCCGACGACACCGACCACCAGGACGAGACGGTCGCCAAGACGATCGAGACGTTCGGCCGGCTCGACTACCTGGTCAACAACACGGGCATCAACCCCGCCTACGGGCCCACGCTCGACATCGACCCGGCCGCCGCGGCGAAGATCCTCGGCGTCAACGTGCTCGCGCCGCTGGGCTGGACCAAGCGCGCCCGCGACGCGTGGATGGGCGAGCACGGCGGCGCCGTCGTCAACGTCGCCTCCGTCGCCGGTCTCGGCGCTTCGCCGGGCATCGGCATGTACGGCGTCAGCAAGGCCGCGCTGATCCGGTTGACCGTCGAGCTCGGCGCCGAGCTGGGGCCGAAGATCCGCGTCAACGCCGTCGCGCCGGCCGTGGTCAAGACGAAGTTCGCGACCGCGCTGTACGAGGGCCGCGAGGAGGAGGTCGCCGCGGCGTACCCGATGAAGCGCCTCGGCGTGCCGTCCGACATCGCGGGCGCGGTGGCGTTCCTGCTGTCCGACGACGCGGGCTGGATCACCGGCCAGACGGTGGTCCTCGACGGCGGCGTCACGCTCGGCGGTGGCCTGTGA
- a CDS encoding quinone oxidoreductase family protein gives MTNTMQAVTIPEFGPAEVLRLDTVAVPEPGPGEVSIDVAHAGANFAEVLYRRGVVDVPLPFVPGIEVSGRIRALGGGVTGLAVGQPVAALTIVAGGGYAEVVTTSADLVAPLPEIGLEVAAAVPSNSTTAFLVLARVARLAPGERVLVHAAAGGAGSQLGQVARLLGAGRVVGTVGSAAKIAVAKSFGYDEVVLRDEVAGTGEFDVVVDMVGGPSRRASLDRLAPMGRLVVMGNASGAEDVGLPANELWFTNRTVSGFNLAALSAVAPETVGQALRRAVAAVADGTLRVDVESLPLADAESAHRRIESGSTTGKLVLRVR, from the coding sequence ATGACGAACACCATGCAGGCGGTCACCATCCCCGAGTTCGGCCCGGCCGAGGTCCTGCGGCTCGACACCGTGGCGGTCCCGGAGCCCGGCCCGGGCGAGGTCTCGATCGACGTCGCCCACGCCGGCGCCAACTTCGCCGAGGTCCTGTACCGCCGGGGCGTCGTCGACGTCCCGCTGCCCTTCGTCCCCGGTATCGAGGTCTCCGGCCGGATCCGCGCGCTGGGCGGGGGCGTGACGGGCCTGGCCGTGGGGCAGCCGGTGGCCGCGTTGACGATCGTGGCGGGCGGCGGCTACGCCGAGGTCGTCACCACGTCGGCGGACCTGGTCGCGCCACTGCCGGAGATCGGGCTGGAGGTGGCGGCCGCGGTGCCGTCCAACAGCACCACGGCGTTCCTCGTGCTGGCGCGGGTGGCCCGGCTCGCCCCCGGTGAGCGCGTGCTCGTGCACGCCGCGGCGGGCGGGGCCGGCAGCCAGCTCGGGCAGGTCGCCCGCCTGCTCGGCGCGGGCCGGGTGGTCGGCACGGTCGGCAGCGCGGCGAAGATCGCCGTGGCGAAGTCCTTCGGCTACGACGAGGTCGTCCTGCGCGACGAGGTCGCCGGCACCGGCGAGTTCGACGTCGTGGTGGACATGGTCGGCGGGCCGTCGCGCCGCGCGAGCCTGGACCGGCTGGCCCCGATGGGCCGCCTGGTGGTCATGGGCAACGCCTCAGGCGCCGAGGACGTCGGCCTCCCGGCCAACGAACTGTGGTTCACCAACCGGACCGTGTCGGGGTTCAACCTGGCCGCGCTGTCCGCGGTGGCACCGGAAACCGTCGGGCAGGCGCTGCGCCGTGCGGTGGCGGCCGTCGCGGACGGCACCCTGCGCGTCGACGTCGAGTCCCTGCCGCTGGCGGACGCGGAGTCGGCACACCGCCGCATCGAGTCCGGGTCGACGACCGGCAAGCTCGTGCTCCGGGTGCGGTGA